The Lepus europaeus isolate LE1 chromosome 21, mLepTim1.pri, whole genome shotgun sequence genome has a window encoding:
- the PRSS53 gene encoding serine protease 53 isoform X1, whose amino-acid sequence MKQSWGPGLLILGAVVLIQGLQAARRACGQRGPGPPEPREGDTEAGEWPWQASVRRRGAHVCSGSLVADTWVLTAAHCFEKAAATELDSWSVVLGSLHREGLSPGAEEVGVAALRLPGAYNHYSQGSDLALLQLAHPAAHTPLCLPQPVHHFPFGASCWATGWDQDTSDTPRSLRNLRLRLISRPTCNCLYNRLHQRLLASPARPGMLCAGAQPGVQGPCQGDSGGPVLCREPDGHWVQVGIISFASRCAQEDTPVLLTDLAAHSPWLQAQAQGAVFLAQSPGALETSDEDSCVACGSLRADGPQVGAPSPWPWDARLKHRGKLACGGALVSEEVVLTAAHCFIGRQTPEEWSVGLGASPEERGLKQIILHGAYTHPEGGYDVAFLLLAQPVTLGPHLRPLCLHYADHQLPDGKRGWVLGLPLQGAGTSPTQTMPVTLLGPRACSQLQAAPENNGVPIRPGMVCASVAGEPPHCEVLSGAPLAHEVRGAWFLAGLHSFGDACHGPARPAVFTALPTYEDWVSSLEWQVYFAEEPEPEPEGAPGSCLANSSQPASC is encoded by the exons ATGAAGCAGAGTTGGGGACCAGGGCTGCTCATCCTGGGAGCAGTGGTCCTGATCCAGG GTCTTCAAGCAGCACGGCGGG CCTGTGGGCAGCGTGGCCCCGGGCCCCCCGAGCCTCGGGAGGGCGACACAGAAGCAGGCGAGTGGCCCTGGCAGGCCAGCGTGAGGCGGCGGGGAGCCCACGTCTGCAGCGGCTCCCTGGTGGCGGACACCTGGGTCCTCACCGCTGCCCACTGCTTTGAAAA ggCAGCAGCGACAGAACTGGACTCCTGGTCAGTGGTCCTGGGTTCTCTGCATCGTGAGGGGCTGAGCCCAGGGGctgaggaggtgggggtggctgCCCTGCGGTTGCCCGGAGCCTATaaccactacagccagggctcCGACTTGGCCTTGCTCCAGCTTGCCCACCCCGCGGCCCACAcacccctctgcctgccccagcccgtcCATCATTTCCCCTTTGGAGCCTCTTGCTGGGCTACTGGCTGGGACCAGGACACCAGTGACA CTCCCAGGAGCCTTCGGAATCTGCGCCTGCGCCTCATCAGCCGCCCTACCTGTAACTGTCTGTACAACCGGCTGCACCAGCGGCTGCTGgccagcccggcccggcctggGATGCTGTGTGCGGGTGCCCAgcccggggtgcaggggccctgtcAG GGAGACTCTGGAGGCCCCGTGCTGTGCCGCGAGCCTGATGGACATTGGGTTCAGGTTGGGATCATCAGCTTTGCATCAAGATGTGCCCAGGAGGACACTCCCGTGCTGCTCACCGACTTGGCGGCTCACAGCCCCTGGCTGCAGGCTCAAGCCCAGGGGGCGGTCTTCCTGGCCCAAAGCCCAGGAGCCCTGGAAACCAGTGATGAGGACAGCTGTGTAG CCTGTGGATCCTTGAGGGCCGACGGGCCCCAggtgggagccccctccccatgGCCCTGGGATGCCAGGCTGAAGCATCGGGGCAAGCTGGCCTGTGGCGGAGCCCTGGTGTCAGAGGAGGTGGTGCTGACGGCTGCCCACTGCTTCATCGG GCGCCAGACCCCAGAGGAATggagtgtggggctgggggccagcccgGAGGAGCGGGGCCTGAAGCAGATCATCCTGCATGGGGCCTATACCCACCCGGAGGGGGGCTACGATGTGGCCTTCCTGTTGCTAGCCCAGCCGGTGACGCTGGGCCCCCACCTGcggcccctgtgcctgcactACGCTGACCACCAGCTGCCTGACGGGAAACGTGGCTGGGTCCTGGGGCTGCCCCTCCAAGGAGCAG GCACCAGCCCCACCCAGACAATGCCCGTGACCCTCCTGGGGCCTAGGGCCTGCAGCCAACTGCAAGCAGCCCCTGAGAACAACGGCGTCCCCATTCGGCCAGGGATGGTGTGTGCGAGTGTGGCGGGTGAACCGCCCCATTGTGAG GTCCTGTCCGGGGCACCGCTGGCACATGAGGTGAGGGGCGCGTGGTTCCTGGCTGGACTGCACAGCTTTGGAGACGCCTGCCACGGCCCTGCGCGGCCCGCCGTCTTCACGGCGCTCCCCACCTACGAGGACTGGGTCAGCAGCTTGGAGTGGCAGGTGTACTTCGCCGAGgagcccgagcccgagcccgaGGGAGCACCTGGTAGCTGCCTGGCCAACTCAA gCCAGCCAGCCAGCTGCTGA
- the VKORC1 gene encoding vitamin K epoxide reductase complex subunit 1 isoform X2, with amino-acid sequence MGATWGNPGWVRLALCLAGLALSVYALHVKAARARDRDYRALCDVGTAISCSRVFSSRLPAGPLGLCPADAEFPGIDCWFCLPGLDPVFRAL; translated from the exons ATGGGCGCCACCTGGGGAAACCCGGGGTGGGTGCGGCTCGCGCTCTGCCTGGCCGGCTTGGCGCTGTCCGTGTACGCGCTGCACGTGAAGGCGGCGCGCGCCCGGGACCGGGACTACCGCGCGCTCTGCGACGTGGGCACCGCCATCAGCTGTTCGCGCGTCTTCTCCTCCAG GCTGCCTGCGGGCCCGCTGGGCCTCTGTCCTGCTGATGCTGAGTTCCCTGGTATCGATTGCTGGTTCTGTTTACCTGGCCTGGATCCTGTTTTTCGTGCTCTATGA
- the VKORC1 gene encoding vitamin K epoxide reductase complex subunit 1 isoform X1 produces the protein MGATWGNPGWVRLALCLAGLALSVYALHVKAARARDRDYRALCDVGTAISCSRVFSSRWGRGFGLVEHVLGQDSILNQSNSIFGCIFYILQLVLGCLRARWASVLLMLSSLVSIAGSVYLAWILFFVLYDFCIVCITTYAINVGLMLLSFREVPEPKVKAKGH, from the exons ATGGGCGCCACCTGGGGAAACCCGGGGTGGGTGCGGCTCGCGCTCTGCCTGGCCGGCTTGGCGCTGTCCGTGTACGCGCTGCACGTGAAGGCGGCGCGCGCCCGGGACCGGGACTACCGCGCGCTCTGCGACGTGGGCACCGCCATCAGCTGTTCGCGCGTCTTCTCCTCCAG ATGGGGTCGGGGCTTCGGGCTGGTGGAGCACGTGTTGGGACAGGACAGCATCCTCAATCAATCCAACAGCATATTCGGCTGCATTTTCTACATACTGCAACTGGTGTTAG GCTGCCTGCGGGCCCGCTGGGCCTCTGTCCTGCTGATGCTGAGTTCCCTGGTATCGATTGCTGGTTCTGTTTACCTGGCCTGGATCCTGTTTTTCGTGCTCTATGATTTCTGCATCGTTTGCATCACCACATACGCCATCAACGTGGGCCTGATGTTGCTTAGCTTCCGGGAGGTCCCGGAACCCAAGGTCAAGGCCAAGgggcactga
- the ZNF646 gene encoding zinc finger protein 646, with the protein MEDTPLSFSCSDCQRHFPSLPELSRHRELLHPAPGQDSEEADNIPRPYRCQQCGRGYRHPGSLVNHRRTHETGLFPCPTCGKDFTNPMALKSHMRTHVPEGRRRRRPPRPREAAPHLQREAVSADSWGQGLGPGEGWGDQTKHTEEAADSESGPDPRAPAGTWEDAPARQKESWDSQPDLEEGTEGWGPTTNSAQAPPLPTPASSLLSNLEQYLAESVVNFTEGQLPPQSPPAEEERRYKCGQCGKTYKHAGSLTNHRQSHTLGVYPCSICFKEFSNLMAMKNHSRLHAQYRPYHCPHCPRAFRLPQELLEHQQSHEGERQEQPWEEKGVPTTNGHTGETSRARLPSTQMLNGSRELSTSGELDESGLEEYRPFRCGDCGRTYRHAGSLINHRKSHQTGVYPCSVCSKQLFNAAALKNHVRAHHRPRQGTGEDGQLSVPPAPLLGAESTHREEEVPPPTLDHRPYKCNECGRAYRHRGSLVNHRHSHRTGEYQCSLCPRKYPNLMALRNHVRVHCKAARRSADPRTESPPSHLKVEPPPHPVGADQGQVCTPEEAASGPLPAADRTAAQMCNICGMLFKDPKSLEHHVLTHGPGGGENSRAETTASPPRTFACRDCGKSYRHSGSLINHRQTHQTGDFSCEACAKHFHTMAAMKNHLRRHSRRRSRRHRKQAGSAGREDAKLLSGENWAQELADDEGLHAAQEPSGESLAGAGSNLESEGERLQDEPAGKSGLERGEPCSQGDTQSRGPEGGLEGREAHHLNNLAIPGSGQCNETRFCDGLSTADGDKATTGQPAPSSHCAEAAAGWQAEVPHTCSDCGHSFPHATGLLDHRPCHPPGIYQCSLCPKEFDSLPALRSHFQSHGPGEVASAQPFLCCLCGMIFPGRAGYRLHRRQAHNSSGTTEGSEEEEGEEEGAAEAASTHSPPLQVSEAELLNQLQREVEALDGAGYGHICGCCGQTYDDLGSLERHHQSQSSQNTVEKVPSPLRAAGDPMEMVTDLVFEGTETSVSGEGGDAKSEEGVVGTAADSSAGAQGGESLPEAQPRPFRCNQCGKTYRHGGSLVNHRKIHQTGDFSCPVCSRCYPNLAAYRNHLRNHPRCKGSEPQVRPVLEAGVSTEPQVTAEEGAEQAEARKLQEELKAEPLAEAAQVKEEVWEETTVKEEVEPRLETAEKGCQTEASSERPFSCEVCGRSYKHAGSLINHRQSHQTGHFGCQACSKGFSNLMSLKNHRRIHADPRRFRCSECGKAFRLRKQLASHQRVHAERRGGGGARKLAREDRPFRCGQCGRTYRHAGSLLNHRRSHETGQYSCPACPKTYSNRMALKDHQRLHSESRRRRAGRARRAAVRCALCGHGFPGRGSLERHLREHEQETEGELPPGPGGPDGSAGSEGNLADNQGPQDRSGGTESGPRLEEVGASRPGELSQSAIQAAGPEATEPPSWGSRKADGWRGAGGLANHQGCWAPPDQVPTTAEDKSEDGVPRSPCHLGNGQTNGPSLNHTDGWENGDGSSQRQPESPPSCSRCSKAYSQPEGLLNHSRYCLHCCRESLSPVATNHLAAQTFACPDCDKVFQFHHDLASHLQTHAQDQSQVPTQMEEAAGTGQGELGLPEQGEAQEAAAEPSKENAERAGGTQRMQPTAPEDRERPFRCVQCGRSYRHAGSLLNHQKAHTTGLYPCSLCPKLLPNLLSLKNHGRTHTDPKRHRCSICGKAFRTAARLEGHGRVHAPREGPFTCPRCPRHFRRRVRFLQHQQQHQEEWPVASSGAPVASAAGRGDLSLPPASTPTTPLLDPSPQWPADLSFSL; encoded by the exons ATGGAGGACACGCCCCTCTCATTCAGTTGCTCTGACTGTCAGCGCCACTTCCCTAGTCTCCCGGAACTGTCACGGCACCGAGAACTGCTCCATCCAGCTCCCGGCCAGGACAGTGAGGAGGCTGACAACATCCCCCGGCCCTACCGCTGTCAGCAGTGTGGGAGGGGCTACCGCCATCCCGGGAGCCTGGTCAACCACCGCCGGACCCATGAAACTGGCCTGTTCCCCTGTCCCACCTGTGGCAAGGACTTCACCAACCCCATGGCCCTCAAGAGCCACATGAGGACTCATGTTCCCGAGGGCCGCCGCAGGCGCaggcccccccgccccagggaagCCGCTCCCCACCTCCAGCGCGAGGCAGTGTCTGCTgattcctggggccaggggcttgGCCCTGGGGAAGGCTGGGGAGACCAGACCAAACACACTGAAGAGGCAGCTGACTCTGAGTCTGGACCCGACCCCAGGGCgcctgcaggcacttgggaagatGCACCCGCCAGACAAAAAGAAAGCTGGGACAGCCAGCCAGATCTTGAGGAGGGCACAGAGGGCTGGGGACCGACCACCAACTCCGCCCAAGccccacctctccccaccccagccagcaGCCTCCTTAGCAACTTGGAACAGTATTTGGCTGAGTCAGTAGTGAACTTCACAGAGGGCCAGCTGCCTCCCCAGTCCCCTCCTGCTGAGGAGGAGCGGCGCTACAAGTGTGGTCAGTGTGGCAAGACCTACAAGCATGCTGGGAGCCTCACCAACCACCGCCAGAGCCATACCCTGGGCGTCTACCCTTGTAGCATCTGCTTTAAGGAGTTCTCTAACCTCATGGCTATGAAGAACCACTCCCGACTCCATGCCCAGTATCGGCCTTACCACTGTCCTCACTGTCCTCGTGCCTTCCGGCTCCCCCAGGAGCTGCTGGAGCATCAGCAGTCCCATGAGGGTGAAAGGCAGGAGCAGCCATGGGAGGAGAAAGGGGTGCCCACCACAAACGGGCACACGGGTGAGACCAGCCGGGCCCGGCTCCCTAGTACTCAGATGCTGAATGGCTCCAGGGAGCTCAGCACATCTGGGGAGCTGGACGAGAGTGGCCTGGAGGAGTACCGGCCTTTCCGCTGTGGAGACTGTGGCCGGACTTACCGTCATGCTGGGAGCCTCATCAACCATCGCAAGAGCCACCAAACAGGGGTCTACCCTTGCTCAGTCTGTTCCAAGCAGCTGTTCAATGCTGCTGCCCTCAAAAACCACGTGCGTGCCCATCACAGGCCCCGACAAGGAACAGGGGAAGATGGGCAGCTGTCAGTGCCGCCAGCTCCCCTGCTAGGAGCTGAGAGCacccacagagaggaagaggtcccaccccccaccctggatCATCGGCCCTATAAGTGCAATGAGTGCGGCCGGGCTTACCGGCACCGGGGGAGCCTGGTGAATCACCGGCACAGCCATCGGACAGGGGAGTACCAGTGTTCGCTCTGTCCCCGCAAATACCCCAACCTCATGGCCCTGCGCAACCACGTGCGTGTACATTGCAAGGCTGCTCGACGAAGTGCAGACCCAAGGACTGAGAGTCCCCCCAGCCACCTTAAGGTGGAACCCCCTCCTCACCCTGTGGGAGCAGATCAGGGGCAGGTGTGCACACCTGAGGAGGCGGCCTCTGGCCCCCTCCCAGCAGCAGATAGGACGGCAGCCCAGATGTGCAACATCTGCGGGATGCTCTTCAAAGACCCTAAGAGCCTGGAACATCACGTCCTGACCCACGGCCCCGGGGGAGGAGAGAACAGCAGGGCAGAGACCACAGCGTCACCACCTCGGACGTTCGCCTGCCGAGACTGTGGAAAGAGCTACCGCCACTCAGGCAGCCTTATTAACCACCGGCAGACCCACCAGACTGGGGACTTCAGTTGTGAGGCCTGTGCCAAGCACTTCCACACCATGGCCGCCATGAAGAACCATTTGCGACGCCACAGTCGGCGGCGGAGCAGGCGACATCGGAAGCAGGCAGGCAGTGCTGGTAGAGAAGATGCCAAACTCCTGTCGGGGGAGAACTGGGCCCAGGAGTTGGCAGACGATGAGGGCCTGCACGCTGCCCAAGAGCCTTCGGGAGAGAGCCTTGCTGGGGCCGGAAGCAACTTGGAAAGTGAAGGGGAGCGTCTGCAGGATGAACCTGCAGGGAAAAGTGGGCTGGAAAGGGGTGAGCCCTGTTCACAGGGTGACACACAGAGCCGAGGCCCCGAGGGAGgactggaagggagggaggcccaTCACCTCAACAACTTGGCCATCCCAGGCAGTGGGCAATGCAACGAGACTCGCTTCTGTGATGGCCTCAGCACGGCAGATGGAGATAAAGCGACCACTGGCCAGCCTGCGCCCTCTTCCCACTGTGCTGAGGCTGCCGCTGGCTGGCAGGCTGAGGTCCCTCACACATGCTCCGACTGTGGGCATTCTTTCCCCCATGCCACTGGCCTGCTGGACCACAGGCCCTGTCACCCACCAGGCATCTATCAGTGCTCCCTCTGCCCAAAGGAGTTTGACTCTCTGCCGGCCCTGCGCAGCCACTTCCAGAGCCACGGGCCCGGGGAGGTGGCCTCTGCACAGCCTTTCCTCTGCTGCCTCTGTGGCATGATCTTCCCTGGGCGGGCCGGCTACAGGCTTCACCGGCGCCAAGCCCACAACTCCTCCGGCACGACTGAGGgctcagaggaagaggagggggaggaggaaggagccgcAGAAGCAGCCTCTACCCATAGTCCTCCGCTGCAGGTCTCGGAGGCAGAGCTGCTGAATCAGCTGCAGCGCGAGGTGGAGGCGCTGGATGGAGCAGGCTACGGGCACATCTGTGGCTGCTGCGGTCAGACCTACGATGACCTGGGGAGCCTGGAGCGCCACCACCAGAGTCAGAGTTCTCAGAATACCGTGGAGAAGGTGCCCAGCCCCTTGAGAGCAGCCGGTGATCCTATGGAGATGGTTACAGACCTTGTCTTTGAGGGCacggagacctctgtctctggaGAGGGTGGAGACGCGAAGTCTGAGGAGGGAGTAGTTGGCACAGCTGCAGACAGCTCTGCTGGCGCGCAGGGCGGGGAAAGTCTGCCCGAGGCCCAGCCTCGCCCCTTCCGCTGCAACCAGTGCGGCAAAACCTATCGCCATGGGGGCAGCCTGGTGAACCACCGCAAGATTCACCAGACTGGAGACTTCAGCTGCCCCGTCTGCTCCCGCTGCTACCCCAACCTGGCCGCCTACCGGAATCACCTGCGGAACCACCCCCGCTGCAAAGGCTCTGAGCCCCAGGTGCGGCCTGTCCTGGAGGCAGGGGTCAGCACAGAGCCCCAGGTCACGGCAGAGGAGGGGGCGGAGCAGGCGGAAGCCCGGAAGCTCCAGGAGGAGCTTAAGGCGGAGCCCCTGGCAGAGGCGGCGCAGGTGAAGGAAGAGGTGTGGGAGGAGACGACGGtgaaggaggaggtggagccAAGGCTGGAGACGGCTGAGAAAGGCTGTCAGACTGAGGCCAGCTCTGAGCGGCCCTTCAGCTGTGAGGTGTGCGGCCGCTCCTACAAGCACGCCGGCAGCCTCATCAATCACCGGCAGAGCCACCAGACGGGCCACTTCGGCTGTCAGGCCTGTTCCAAGGGCTTCTCCAACCTCATGTCCCTCAAGAACCACAGGCGCATCCACGCCGACCCCCGGCGCTTCCGCTGCAGTGAATGTGGGAAGGCCTTCCGCCTGCGGAAACAGCTGGCCAGCCACCAGCGGGTGCACGCCGAGCGGCGAGGCGGCGGGGGCGCCCGGAAGCTGGCTCGGGAAGATCGGCCCTTCCGGTGTGGGCAGTGTGGCCGGACCTACCGCCACGCCGGCAGCCTCCTGAACCATCGGCGCAGCCACGAGACGGGCCAGTacagctgccctgcctgccccaaaACCTACTCCAACCGCATGGCTCTGAAGGACCATCAGAGGCTGCACTCCGAGAGTCGCCGGCGGCGGGCCGGTCGGGCCCGGCGGGCAGCTGTGCGCTGTGCCCTCTGTGGCCACGGCTTCCCTGGCCGGGGATCTCTGGAGCGGCACCTGCGGGAGCACGAGCAGGAGACCGAGGGAGAGCTGCCCCCTGGCCCAGGAGGTCCGGATGGCTCCGCTGGCAGTGAGGGGAACCTGGCTGACAACCAGGGTCCGCAGGACAGATCGGGTGGGACTGAGTCGGGGCCGCGGCTGGAGGAGGTTGGAGCCTCAAGGCCAGGGGAGCTCAGTCAGAGCGCCATTCAGGCAGCGGGTCCAGAAGCCACAGAGCCACCGTCATGGGGCTCGAGGAAGGCAGATGGATGGCGAGGAGCCGGGGGCCTGGCGAATCACCAGGGATGTTGGGCTCCTCCGGATCAGGTGCCAACCACGGCAGAAGACAAGTCAGAGGACGGTGTTCCCAGGAGTCCTTGCCATCTCGGTAATGGCCAGACCAATGGACCCAGTCTGAATCACACAGATGGCTGGGAGAATGGAGATGGCAGCTCCCAGCGCCAGCCAGAGAGTCCTCCTTCCTGCAGCCGGTGCAGCAAAGCCTACAGCCAGCCCGAAGGCCTTTTGAACCACAGCCGCTATTGCCTGCATTGCTGCAGGGAGTCCTTGAGTCCTGTGGCCACTAACCACCTGGCTGCCCAGACCTTTGCCTGCCCTGACTGTGACAAGGTCTTTCAGTTCCATCATGACCTGGCCAGCCACCTACAGACCCATGCCCAGGACCAGAGTCAGGTGCCAACCCAGATGGAGGAGGCGGCTGGGACGGGACAGGGGGAGCTGGGGCTCCCTGAGCAAGGGGAGGCTCAGGAGGCCGCAGCAGAACCCTCCAAGGAGAATGCGGAGCGGGCTGGTGGGACGCAGAGAATGCAGCCCACGGCGCCTGAAGACAGGGAGCGGCCCTTCCGCTGCGTGCAGTGTGGGCGCTCCTACCGCCATGCGGGCAGCCTGCTGAACCACCAGAAAGCCCACACCACTGGGCTGTacccctgctccctctgccccaaGCTTCTGCCCAACCTGCTGTCTCTCAAGAACCACGGCAGGACCCACACGGACCCCAAGCGCCATCGCTGCAGCATCTGTGGCAAGGCCTTCCGGACAGCTGCCCGGCTGGAGGGCCACGGGCGCGTCCACGCGCCTCGAGAGGGGCCTTTCACCTGCCCCCGTTGTCCCCGACACTTCCGCCGCCGAGTCcgcttcctgcagcaccagcagcagcaccaggagGAGTGGCCAGTGGCCAGCTCCG gagCCCCAGTGGCATCAGCGGCAGGCAGAGGGGACTTGTCATTGCCCCCCGCATCCACCCCCACGACCCCGCTCCTGGACCCTTCACCCCAGTGGCCTGCAGACCTCAGCTTCTCCCTGTGA
- the PRSS53 gene encoding serine protease 53 isoform X2: MKQSWGPGLLILGAVVLIQGLQAARRACGQRGPGPPEPREGDTEAGEWPWQASVRRRGAHVCSGSLVADTWVLTAAHCFEKAAATELDSCLPTPRPTHPSACPSPSIISPLEPLAGLLAGTRTPVTPQPPAPALSLLPAPRSLRNLRLRLISRPTCNCLYNRLHQRLLASPARPGMLCAGAQPGVQGPCQGDSGGPVLCREPDGHWVQVGIISFASRCAQEDTPVLLTDLAAHSPWLQAQAQGAVFLAQSPGALETSDEDSCVACGSLRADGPQVGAPSPWPWDARLKHRGKLACGGALVSEEVVLTAAHCFIGRQTPEEWSVGLGASPEERGLKQIILHGAYTHPEGGYDVAFLLLAQPVTLGPHLRPLCLHYADHQLPDGKRGWVLGLPLQGAGTSPTQTMPVTLLGPRACSQLQAAPENNGVPIRPGMVCASVAGEPPHCEVLSGAPLAHEVRGAWFLAGLHSFGDACHGPARPAVFTALPTYEDWVSSLEWQVYFAEEPEPEPEGAPGSCLANSSQPASC, encoded by the exons ATGAAGCAGAGTTGGGGACCAGGGCTGCTCATCCTGGGAGCAGTGGTCCTGATCCAGG GTCTTCAAGCAGCACGGCGGG CCTGTGGGCAGCGTGGCCCCGGGCCCCCCGAGCCTCGGGAGGGCGACACAGAAGCAGGCGAGTGGCCCTGGCAGGCCAGCGTGAGGCGGCGGGGAGCCCACGTCTGCAGCGGCTCCCTGGTGGCGGACACCTGGGTCCTCACCGCTGCCCACTGCTTTGAAAA ggCAGCAGCGACAGAACTGGACTCCTG CTTGCCCACCCCGCGGCCCACAcacccctctgcctgccccagcccgtcCATCATTTCCCCTTTGGAGCCTCTTGCTGGGCTACTGGCTGGGACCAGGACACCAGTGACA ccccagcccccagccccagccctgtctctCTTACCAGCTCCCAGGAGCCTTCGGAATCTGCGCCTGCGCCTCATCAGCCGCCCTACCTGTAACTGTCTGTACAACCGGCTGCACCAGCGGCTGCTGgccagcccggcccggcctggGATGCTGTGTGCGGGTGCCCAgcccggggtgcaggggccctgtcAG GGAGACTCTGGAGGCCCCGTGCTGTGCCGCGAGCCTGATGGACATTGGGTTCAGGTTGGGATCATCAGCTTTGCATCAAGATGTGCCCAGGAGGACACTCCCGTGCTGCTCACCGACTTGGCGGCTCACAGCCCCTGGCTGCAGGCTCAAGCCCAGGGGGCGGTCTTCCTGGCCCAAAGCCCAGGAGCCCTGGAAACCAGTGATGAGGACAGCTGTGTAG CCTGTGGATCCTTGAGGGCCGACGGGCCCCAggtgggagccccctccccatgGCCCTGGGATGCCAGGCTGAAGCATCGGGGCAAGCTGGCCTGTGGCGGAGCCCTGGTGTCAGAGGAGGTGGTGCTGACGGCTGCCCACTGCTTCATCGG GCGCCAGACCCCAGAGGAATggagtgtggggctgggggccagcccgGAGGAGCGGGGCCTGAAGCAGATCATCCTGCATGGGGCCTATACCCACCCGGAGGGGGGCTACGATGTGGCCTTCCTGTTGCTAGCCCAGCCGGTGACGCTGGGCCCCCACCTGcggcccctgtgcctgcactACGCTGACCACCAGCTGCCTGACGGGAAACGTGGCTGGGTCCTGGGGCTGCCCCTCCAAGGAGCAG GCACCAGCCCCACCCAGACAATGCCCGTGACCCTCCTGGGGCCTAGGGCCTGCAGCCAACTGCAAGCAGCCCCTGAGAACAACGGCGTCCCCATTCGGCCAGGGATGGTGTGTGCGAGTGTGGCGGGTGAACCGCCCCATTGTGAG GTCCTGTCCGGGGCACCGCTGGCACATGAGGTGAGGGGCGCGTGGTTCCTGGCTGGACTGCACAGCTTTGGAGACGCCTGCCACGGCCCTGCGCGGCCCGCCGTCTTCACGGCGCTCCCCACCTACGAGGACTGGGTCAGCAGCTTGGAGTGGCAGGTGTACTTCGCCGAGgagcccgagcccgagcccgaGGGAGCACCTGGTAGCTGCCTGGCCAACTCAA gCCAGCCAGCCAGCTGCTGA
- the BCKDK gene encoding 3-methyl-2-oxobutanoate dehydrogenase [lipoamide] kinase, mitochondrial — translation MFLASVVLGSGPRGGSPLRPLLGPALSLRPRSTSATDTHHVEMARERSKTVTSFYNQSAIDVAAEKPSVRLTPTMMLYSGRSQDGSHLLKSGRYLQQELPVRIAHRIKGFRSLPFIIGCNPTILHVHELYIRAFQKLTDFPPIKDQAEDAQYCQLVRQLLDDHKDVVTLLAEGLRESRKHIEDEKLVRYFLDKTLTSRLGIRMLATHHLALHEDKPDFVGIICTRLSPKKIIEKWVDFARRLCEHKYGNAPRVRINGHVAARFPFIPMPLDYILPELLKNAMRATMESHLDTPYNVPDVVITIANNDVDLVIRISDRGGGIAHKDLDRVMDYHFTTAEASTQDPRISPLFGHLDMHSGGQSGPMHGFGFGLPTSRAYAEYLGGSLQLQSLQGIGTDVYLRLRHIDGREESFRI, via the exons ATGTTCCTGGCATCGGTGGTGCTGGGAAGCGGCCCCCGGGGAGGGTCTCCGCTCCGGCCCCTCCTGGGGCCCGCACTCTCCCTCCGGCCCCGCTCCACGTCAGCCACGGACACGCACCACGTGGAGATGGCGCGGGAACGCTCCAAGACGGTCACTTCCTTTTACAACCAGTCCGCCATCGACGTGGCAGCAGAGAAG CCCTCGGTCCGCCTCACTCCCACCATGATGCTCTATTCCGGTCGCTCTCAGGACGGTAGCCATCTTCTG AAAAGCGGCCGGTACCTGCAGCAGGAGCTGCCGGTGAGGATCGCGCACCGCATCAAGGGTTTCCGCAGCCTGCCCTTCATCATTGGCTGCAACCCCACCATACTGCATGTG CACGAGCTGTACATCCGTGCCTTCCAGAAGCTGACGGACTTCCCCCcg ATCAAAGACCAGGCGGAGGATGCCCAGTATTGCCAGCTCGTGCGACAGCTCCTGGACGACCACAAGGACGTGGTGACCCTCTTGGCTGAGGGCCTGCGGGAGAGCCGGAAGCACATAGAG GATGAAAAGTTGGTCCGCTACTTCCTGGATAAGACACTGACTTCCAGGCTTGGGATCCGCATGTTGGCCACTCACCACCTGGCGCTGCATGAGGACAAG CCCGACTTCGTTGGCATCATCTGCACTCGTCTCTCACCAAAGAAGATCATTGAAAAGTGGGTGGACTTTGCCAG ACGCCTGTGTGAGCACAAGTACGGCAACGCCCCCCGTGTCCGCATCAACGGCCACGTGGCCGCCCGTTTCCCCTTCATCCCGATGCCGCTGGACTACATCCTGCCTGAGCTGCTCAAGAATGCCATGAG AGCCACAATGGAGAGCCACCTAGACACTCCCTACAACGTCCCTGATGTGGTCATCACCATCGCCAACAACGATGTGGACCTCGTCATCAG GATTTCAGATCGGGGTGGAGGAATCGCTCACAAAGACCTGGACCGGGTCATGGACTACCACTTCACTACGGCCGAGGCCagcacccaggacccccggatCAGCCCCCTCTTCGGCCACCTGGACATGCACAGTGGTGGCCAGTCAGGACCCATGCACGG cttcGGCTTCGGGCTGCCCACCTCGCGGGCCTACGCGGAGTACCTCGGTGGCTCCCTGCAGCTGCAGTCCCTGCAGGGCATCGGCACGGATGTCTACCTGCGGCTACGCCACATTGACGGCCGGGAGGAAAGCTTCCGGATCTGA